The following coding sequences lie in one Vitis vinifera cultivar Pinot Noir 40024 chromosome 19, ASM3070453v1 genomic window:
- the LOC109121783 gene encoding uncharacterized mitochondrial protein AtMg00810-like — MLIVCLYVDDLIFTGNDSVMFERFKKSMMVEFEMFDLGMMHYFLGIEVVQSDTGIFISQKKYVQEILNRFQMKDCNLVSTPTQFGLKLNKDHGGKKVDSIIYKQIVGSLMYLTATRPDIMHSVSLISRYMENPTELHFLAAKKICCYLQGTKDFGLFYKKGKRSDLIGFTDSDYAGDQDNRRSTSGYVFMLGTGAVSWSSKKQLIVTLSTTEAEFVAATACACQAIWLRKILEELHLKQVGATTIFCDNSSTIKLSKNPVLHGRSKHIDVKYYFLRDLSNDGVIDLVYCRSENQVADIFTKPLKLAAFLKLRKLLGVSTLEDSI, encoded by the coding sequence ATGCTCATTGTTTGCTTATACGTAGATGATCTTATATTTACTGGCAATGATAGTGTCATGTTTGAGAGGTTTAAGAAGTCTATGATGgttgaatttgaaatgtttgatCTTGGTATGATGCATTATTTTCTTGGCATCGAAGTGGTGCAGAGTGATActggaatttttatttctcaaaagaAATATGTGCAAGAAATTTTGAATAGGTTTCAGATGAAGGATTGTAATCTTGTTAGTACACCAACTCAGTTTGGCTTGAAGCTAAACAAAGATCACGGAGGAAAAAAGGTGGACAGCATAATCTATAAGCAAATTGTGGGTAGTTTGATGTATTTAACTGCAACAAGACCAGACATAATGCACTCAGTGAGTCTAATTAGCAGATATATGGAGAATCCAACAGAGTTGCATTTTTTAGCTGCCAAGAAAATCTGTTGTTACTTGCAAGGAACTAAAGATTTTGGGTTGTTCTACAAGAAGGGTAAAAGGTCAGATTTGATTGGATTTACTGACAGCGATTATGCAGGAGATCAAGATAATAGGAGGAGCACTTCGGGTTATGTTTTTATGCTGGGCACAGGGGCTGTTTCGTGGTCATCTAAGAAGCAACTGATTGTCACTTTGTCCACCACTGAAGCTGAATTTGTTGCAGCAACAGCTTGTGCTTGTCAAGCTATCTGGCTAAGGAAAATTCTTGAAGAGCTCCATCTCAAGCAAGTGGGAGCTACTACAATTTTTTGTGACAACAGCTCAACCATCAAACTCTCCAAAAATCCCGTGCTACATGGAAGAAGCAAGCATATTGACGtgaagtattattttttaagagatcTCAGCAATGATGGAGTTATTGATCTTGTCTACTGCAGAAGTGAAAACCAAGTTGCTGATATTTTTACTAAACCCCTTAAATTGGCTGCCTTCTTGAAGCTGAGGAAGTTACTTGGAGTTTCCACTCTAGAAGATTCAATTTGA